Proteins encoded by one window of Pseudomonas sp. PSKL.D1:
- a CDS encoding carboxymuconolactone decarboxylase family protein, whose translation MTQRIDYASAAPEGYKAFGNVYGYLLKSDFSAELIDLVYLRVSQINGCAFCIDMHSRDLLKLGVAVEKLVMVPVWRDAGDVFTPRERAALAWAESVTRVCETGIPDDDYIQAAAAFNDKELAELTYAIGLMNAFNRFGVAFRTSPVGVNRAA comes from the coding sequence ATGACTCAACGTATCGACTACGCCAGCGCCGCACCGGAAGGTTACAAGGCTTTTGGCAACGTTTATGGCTACCTGCTCAAGTCCGACTTTTCGGCCGAGCTGATCGACCTGGTTTATTTGCGGGTATCGCAAATCAATGGCTGCGCGTTCTGCATCGACATGCACTCACGTGATCTGCTCAAACTTGGGGTCGCAGTTGAAAAACTGGTGATGGTGCCGGTATGGCGTGATGCCGGCGATGTGTTCACGCCTCGTGAACGCGCAGCGCTGGCCTGGGCGGAGTCCGTCACCCGGGTTTGCGAAACAGGCATCCCCGACGACGATTACATTCAGGCCGCGGCAGCATTCAACGACAAGGAGTTGGCTGAGTTGACCTACGCCATCGGCTTGATGAACGCGTTCAATCGATTCGGTGTGGCCTTCCGCACCTCTCCGGTGGGCGTTAATCGAGCCGCTTGA
- a CDS encoding PIG-L deacetylase family protein, which translates to MSHNLIQAAQGTPWSTWQHSAHLARAPWLRPEQLCPAGRRLVILAPHPDDEILMAGGLLASLKGREQEVLLISATNGEGSHPHSSQWTERRLRHQRPLESRHALQLLGLDLNLLDWRRLNLKDGNLPHDEAFLVNHLAQLLKPGDLLLTTWRGDGHCDHEAAGRACAQAAQACRVQLAEIPVWAWHWASCDDARLPWPRARRLQLCDAFLALKRQALAAHASQLQPDGEHPPVVPEQLQACLLQPFELVFLSTEPS; encoded by the coding sequence ATGAGCCACAACCTGATACAGGCTGCTCAAGGGACGCCGTGGAGCACTTGGCAGCATTCGGCTCATCTGGCCCGCGCGCCCTGGCTGCGGCCCGAGCAGTTGTGCCCAGCCGGGAGGCGTTTGGTCATACTGGCGCCGCACCCTGACGACGAAATTCTCATGGCGGGCGGCCTGCTGGCCAGTCTGAAGGGGCGTGAGCAGGAGGTTCTTTTGATTTCTGCTACCAATGGTGAAGGCAGCCATCCCCATTCCTCGCAATGGACAGAACGTCGCCTGCGTCATCAGCGCCCGCTGGAAAGCCGCCATGCCTTGCAACTGCTGGGTCTGGATCTCAACCTTCTCGACTGGCGTCGCCTAAACCTCAAGGATGGCAACCTGCCCCATGATGAAGCCTTTCTGGTCAACCACCTCGCCCAGTTGCTCAAGCCCGGTGACCTGCTGCTGACGACATGGCGCGGTGACGGCCATTGCGACCACGAGGCAGCGGGCCGGGCCTGTGCCCAGGCAGCACAGGCCTGCCGGGTGCAACTGGCTGAAATACCGGTTTGGGCCTGGCACTGGGCAAGCTGTGACGACGCGCGCCTGCCCTGGCCCCGGGCGCGCCGCCTGCAGCTCTGCGATGCGTTTCTGGCGCTTAAACGCCAAGCCCTGGCCGCCCATGCCAGCCAGTTGCAGCCTGATGGCGAGCATCCACCGGTGGTGCCAGAACAACTGCAGGCCTGCCTGCTGCAACCCTTCGAGCTGGTCTTTCTGTCAACGGAGCCATCATGA
- a CDS encoding PSPA7_2676 family Cys-rich small protein: protein MKLVCLLRGCQWRSLLVCEVAGLHCQSCERCGALRYSQPGQPFDA from the coding sequence ATGAAGCTCGTCTGCCTGCTGCGTGGCTGCCAATGGCGCAGCCTGTTGGTGTGTGAAGTCGCCGGGCTTCACTGCCAGAGCTGTGAACGCTGTGGCGCGCTGCGCTACAGCCAGCCCGGCCAACCCTTCGATGCGTAG
- a CDS encoding glycosyltransferase, translated as MIAVIIPAHNEARHLGHCLGAVKLAVAQAEMAGLTVEVLVVLDRCVDASARIARRHGVHTVELEAGNVGIARRLGAAWMIERGAQWLAFTDADSRVPGHWLVSQQQWHADAVCGTVHIERWQPWQRAALRQLYRNHYQAWDGHRHIHGANLGVCTKAYERVGGFQPLPAHEDVQLVMALEASGAQIVWTAAHSVATSSRSDSRARQGFGDYLKGLERQLP; from the coding sequence ATGATCGCCGTCATCATCCCCGCCCACAACGAAGCCCGTCATCTTGGGCACTGCCTGGGCGCCGTAAAGCTCGCGGTGGCACAGGCCGAAATGGCGGGCCTGACGGTCGAGGTGCTGGTGGTGCTCGACCGTTGCGTCGACGCCAGCGCGCGCATCGCCCGCCGCCATGGCGTGCATACCGTGGAGCTGGAGGCCGGCAACGTCGGCATTGCCCGGCGCCTGGGCGCGGCGTGGATGATCGAGCGCGGCGCCCAGTGGCTGGCGTTCACCGACGCAGACAGTCGCGTGCCGGGGCACTGGCTGGTGTCACAGCAGCAATGGCACGCCGACGCGGTCTGCGGCACCGTGCACATCGAGCGCTGGCAACCTTGGCAACGTGCCGCCCTGCGCCAGTTGTACCGCAACCATTACCAGGCTTGGGACGGGCATCGGCATATCCATGGCGCCAACCTAGGCGTATGCACCAAGGCCTATGAACGCGTTGGCGGATTCCAGCCGTTGCCGGCGCATGAAGATGTGCAACTGGTGATGGCCCTTGAAGCCAGCGGCGCGCAGATCGTATGGACCGCGGCGCACAGCGTGGCCACCAGCAGCCGGTCGGACAGCCGCGCACGACAAGGCTTTGGCGACTACCTCAAGGGTCTGGAGCGCCAGCTACCGTAG
- the ku gene encoding non-homologous end joining protein Ku, whose translation MARAIWKGAISFGLVHIPVSLNTAVRSERVDFDWLDKRSMEPVGYKRVNKVTGKEIDKENIVKGVEYEKGRYVVISEEEIRKARPEATQTIDIFSFVDAGDIPLQQFDTPYYLSPDRRGGKVYALLRETLHGTGKVALATVVLHTRQHLALLRPLEDALVLITLRWPEEVRGLDTLELDKSVTQSKLDKRELDMARRLVEDMSGQWAPDDYHDAFRQTILDLVEEKASKGKIETVAKGEGATAEKGADIIDLTELLKRSLGGKTKAKKPAAKRPRKAS comes from the coding sequence ATGGCCCGGGCAATCTGGAAAGGCGCGATCAGTTTTGGCTTGGTGCACATCCCCGTCTCGCTGAACACTGCCGTGCGCAGTGAGCGCGTGGATTTCGACTGGCTCGACAAACGCAGCATGGAGCCGGTGGGCTATAAGCGGGTGAACAAGGTTACCGGCAAGGAGATCGACAAGGAAAACATTGTCAAAGGCGTGGAATACGAGAAGGGCCGTTACGTAGTGATCAGCGAGGAGGAAATCCGCAAGGCCAGGCCCGAAGCGACCCAGACCATTGATATCTTCTCGTTCGTCGACGCTGGCGACATTCCGCTTCAACAGTTTGACACCCCTTATTACCTGAGCCCTGACCGTCGTGGCGGCAAGGTCTATGCCTTGTTGCGCGAAACCCTGCACGGCACTGGCAAGGTGGCCCTGGCCACCGTGGTGCTGCACACCCGCCAGCACCTGGCACTGCTGCGCCCGCTGGAAGATGCGCTGGTGCTGATCACCCTGCGCTGGCCCGAAGAAGTGCGCGGGCTGGATACGCTGGAACTGGACAAGAGTGTGACCCAGAGCAAGCTCGACAAGCGTGAACTGGACATGGCCCGGCGCCTGGTGGAGGACATGAGCGGGCAATGGGCGCCTGATGATTACCATGATGCGTTTCGCCAGACCATCCTCGACCTGGTGGAAGAGAAGGCCAGCAAAGGCAAGATCGAGACCGTGGCCAAAGGCGAAGGCGCGACGGCAGAGAAGGGCGCCGACATCATCGACCTCACCGAGTTGCTCAAGCGTAGCCTTGGCGGCAAGACCAAGGCGAAGAAACCGGCGGCCAAGCGACCGCGCAAGGCCTCCTGA
- a CDS encoding acyl-CoA dehydrogenase, protein MELTRLDSLLQRFAHRSQAIDRAPSLMELMHALQGEQLDLLPLPGQGCTLERWRVLARVAGYDLSLAKLYEGHTDALAILAECGAAQHACNGIWGVWAAEPPDARTYIVKREREHVCLQGRKAWCSGALHIDRALLTAWEDDQPQLVAIELPHPSQRIEDNHWQAVGMAASASVAIEFTHSPGLAIGAHGQYLSRPGFWQGGAGIAACWYGAAEALADYLREHCRKPRRDPHADAHLGAVDAALYGARAALRECATWIDQHPQDNASFEVRRTRAQVEQAVEQVIQHVGRALGATPFCRSSHFARLNADLPVYLRQSHAERDLAELGRQLANVGSGAWQL, encoded by the coding sequence ATGGAACTGACCCGCTTAGATTCATTGCTACAGCGATTTGCTCACCGCTCGCAGGCCATCGACCGCGCCCCTTCCCTGATGGAACTGATGCACGCCTTGCAGGGCGAACAACTCGACCTGCTCCCCTTGCCCGGCCAGGGCTGCACCCTCGAACGCTGGCGCGTACTGGCGCGGGTCGCCGGTTACGACCTCAGCCTGGCCAAACTCTATGAAGGCCACACCGACGCCCTGGCGATCCTGGCCGAATGCGGTGCGGCCCAGCATGCCTGCAACGGCATCTGGGGCGTGTGGGCCGCCGAGCCGCCGGATGCCCGGACCTACATCGTCAAGCGGGAGCGTGAACATGTATGCCTGCAAGGCCGCAAGGCTTGGTGCTCAGGTGCGTTGCATATCGACCGTGCGCTGCTGACCGCCTGGGAAGACGACCAGCCTCAGTTGGTGGCCATCGAACTTCCCCATCCCAGCCAGCGCATTGAAGACAACCATTGGCAGGCCGTTGGCATGGCTGCCAGTGCGAGTGTCGCCATTGAGTTCACCCACTCCCCGGGGCTGGCCATCGGTGCCCACGGCCAGTACCTGTCACGCCCCGGGTTCTGGCAGGGTGGCGCCGGCATCGCTGCTTGTTGGTACGGCGCCGCCGAGGCCCTGGCAGACTACCTGCGAGAACACTGCCGCAAGCCCCGGCGCGACCCGCATGCCGATGCGCACCTGGGTGCAGTCGATGCCGCCTTGTACGGTGCCCGCGCTGCCCTTCGCGAATGCGCCACGTGGATCGACCAGCATCCTCAAGATAACGCCAGCTTCGAGGTGCGGCGCACCCGAGCGCAGGTCGAGCAGGCGGTCGAACAGGTCATACAGCATGTCGGCCGGGCGCTGGGCGCCACACCGTTCTGTCGCAGCAGCCATTTCGCCCGGCTCAATGCCGACCTGCCGGTGTACCTGCGCCAGAGCCACGCCGAACGTGACCTGGCCGAGTTGGGCCGACAACTGGCCAATGTGGGGTCGGGAGCATGGCAACTATGA
- a CDS encoding class I SAM-dependent methyltransferase, with protein sequence MSLGAQYFADLYAGNDDPWAFRTRWYERRKRELALASLPRQCYERVFEPACANGEMSALLAERCVSLLCQDIDATAVALARQRLAGMGHARVEQGHLPGDWPGGQFDLIVLSEIGYYLAPTDWLRVIEQSVASLAYDGGLLACHWRHPIAGCPQDGREVHALLARHLPLYPVLRHEEPDFLLEYWSCQPSVVDLDEACT encoded by the coding sequence ATGAGCCTGGGTGCACAGTATTTCGCCGATTTGTATGCCGGCAACGATGACCCCTGGGCCTTTCGTACCCGCTGGTACGAACGCCGCAAGCGCGAACTGGCCTTGGCCAGCCTGCCACGTCAATGCTATGAGCGTGTATTCGAACCCGCCTGCGCCAACGGCGAGATGAGCGCCCTGCTGGCCGAGCGCTGCGTCAGCCTGTTGTGCCAGGACATCGACGCAACGGCCGTGGCCTTAGCCCGCCAGCGGCTAGCGGGGATGGGCCATGCCCGCGTCGAACAGGGCCACTTGCCGGGCGACTGGCCGGGCGGGCAGTTCGACCTGATCGTGCTCAGCGAGATCGGCTACTACCTGGCCCCCACCGACTGGCTACGGGTGATCGAGCAGTCGGTGGCCAGCCTGGCTTATGACGGTGGTCTGCTGGCCTGCCACTGGCGCCACCCCATCGCCGGTTGCCCGCAGGATGGCCGCGAGGTCCATGCCCTGCTGGCCAGGCATTTGCCGCTGTATCCGGTGCTGCGCCACGAAGAGCCGGACTTCCTGCTCGAATACTGGTCGTGCCAGCCCAGTGTCGTGGACCTCGACGAGGCCTGCACATGA
- the pdxR gene encoding MocR-like pyridoxine biosynthesis transcription factor PdxR — MTSPINNRSPIDPTSTEPIYRQIYWRFRRAITDGVLAPGERIPAARSLARELGLARGTVDTAYSLLAAEGYIQPRGQAGTVVAAGLNVRPTQAHADHTWPATAGVPVRHKAPVLPLQMALPALDEFPRKIWAQIGARCVRATGVADMASPSAQGLESLRNAIASYLHVARGISCQPAQVFVTSGYRNTLTLVARALLQPGDRVIVENPGYPPTRQLLEALRIAVQPVGVDQDGLQVSRGIKQFPDTRAAVVTPAHQSPLCMSLSLPRRLELLAWAAREQAWVIEDDYDGEYRYVSRPLPALKSLDRDSRVLYAGTFSKVLFPGIRIAYLVVPPSLVNRFHTVAETFFGGVPELTQAIVSTFITEGHFARHIQHMRKLYGERRVAAIKGLSRVLGEHARIDVQPGGMHLILRLAGAQCDRELVERLLNAGIYAEALSACYIGPESQCGLMLGFANIDSQASAERLGKRILALL; from the coding sequence ATGACCAGCCCCATCAACAACCGGTCACCCATCGACCCCACTTCAACAGAGCCGATCTACCGGCAAATCTACTGGCGTTTTCGCAGGGCCATCACCGATGGCGTGCTCGCGCCAGGCGAACGTATTCCGGCGGCCCGGTCGCTGGCCAGGGAACTGGGGCTGGCCCGGGGCACCGTTGACACCGCTTATTCGCTGCTTGCAGCGGAGGGCTATATCCAGCCTCGCGGGCAAGCTGGCACCGTGGTGGCCGCGGGCTTGAATGTGCGGCCGACACAGGCGCACGCCGATCACACGTGGCCAGCAACGGCTGGCGTGCCGGTGCGGCACAAGGCACCCGTACTACCGTTGCAGATGGCCTTGCCTGCGCTGGATGAATTTCCGCGAAAGATCTGGGCGCAGATCGGTGCCCGTTGCGTACGTGCCACGGGGGTCGCGGACATGGCCAGCCCGTCGGCCCAAGGGCTGGAATCCCTGCGCAATGCGATTGCCAGTTACCTTCACGTGGCGCGGGGCATCAGTTGCCAGCCTGCCCAGGTGTTCGTGACCTCGGGCTACCGCAACACCCTGACGCTGGTCGCTCGTGCCCTGCTGCAACCGGGCGATCGGGTCATCGTGGAGAACCCCGGTTACCCCCCTACCCGGCAGTTGCTGGAGGCCTTGCGGATTGCAGTTCAACCCGTAGGGGTGGATCAGGATGGGCTGCAAGTCAGCCGCGGCATCAAGCAGTTTCCCGACACCCGCGCAGCAGTGGTGACACCGGCACACCAAAGCCCGCTGTGCATGTCGCTGTCTTTGCCGCGCCGCCTGGAACTGCTGGCCTGGGCGGCCCGTGAGCAGGCCTGGGTCATCGAAGATGACTACGACGGCGAATACCGTTACGTCAGCCGCCCGCTGCCGGCGCTCAAGAGCCTTGATCGTGACAGCCGCGTACTTTACGCAGGTACTTTCAGTAAGGTGCTGTTTCCCGGTATCCGGATCGCCTATCTGGTGGTGCCCCCTTCCTTGGTCAACCGTTTTCACACGGTCGCCGAAACGTTCTTTGGCGGCGTCCCTGAACTGACCCAGGCCATCGTCAGCACGTTCATCACCGAGGGGCATTTTGCCCGGCATATCCAGCACATGCGCAAGCTCTATGGCGAACGCCGGGTAGCGGCGATCAAAGGCTTGAGCAGGGTCTTGGGCGAACACGCGCGCATTGATGTGCAGCCGGGCGGTATGCACCTGATCCTGCGCCTGGCTGGCGCGCAGTGCGACCGCGAACTGGTCGAACGGCTGCTGAATGCGGGCATCTACGCCGAAGCCTTGAGCGCTTGCTATATCGGCCCCGAAAGCCAGTGCGGCCTCATGCTGGGCTTTGCCAACATTGATTCGCAAGCCAGTGCCGAGCGGTTGGGCAAGCGCATCCTGGCGCTGCTCTGA
- the ligD gene encoding DNA ligase D, with the protein MANSLQDYQRKRNFDATPEPAGKRPRLRSAHALQYCIQKHDASHLHYDFRLELDGTLKSWAIPKGPSLDPKVRRLAVHVEDHPLDYAQFEGHIPEGHYGAGDVIVWDRGVWEPEGDPREAYAKGKLRFRLQGEKLSGVWNLFRTQLAGKKEQWMLVKSHDGQARSETDYSIVEALPGSVLSERTLPPRRPARATAAARNRKAGRKPLPDRLAPQLATLVEAPPSGDWRYEIKFDGYRILARIDGDDVRLFTRNGHDWRAKMPRQVKALRALGLDSAWLDGEMVVVDNNGVADFQALQNAFDTEHDERITYYVFDLPWLGGEDLRELPVQQRRATLARLLEGNATQVLRYSADFEAPVESLLDSACRLQLEGLIGKRADSPYIGRRSSDWVKLKCKQRQEFVIVGYTDPKGSRNGFGALLLALHDHDSGQLRYAGKVGTGFSAATLHSIHARLKPLQTTKPALPSPPTGAEARGVHWLKPKLLAEVAYAQMTREGIVRHSVFHGLRDDKPATAIGLERAMPVKRSAQTKPEALGTLHLTHPDREVDAISGASKLQVAQYYAQVADWLLPQLKDRPVALVRAPDGLGGELFFQKNAGQLHIPKLLSYSKAQAGQAAMVLNRADSLLGAVQMNTLELHTWNATTKDFDKPDRFVLDLDPDPALPWKAMLEATQLTLTLLDELGLKVFLKTSGGKGMHLVVPLTRRAGWDEVKGFSHALVEHMAGLFPDRLSAVSGPKNRVGRIFIDYLRNGRGATTVAAYSLRAREGLPVSVPIWREELSQLKGANQWNIGNLHARLAQVDDPWAEMGKTRQSITLRMRKQLGIARWN; encoded by the coding sequence ATGGCCAACTCCCTGCAGGACTACCAGCGCAAGCGCAACTTCGATGCAACGCCCGAACCCGCAGGCAAACGCCCACGCCTGCGCTCGGCCCACGCACTGCAGTACTGCATCCAGAAACACGACGCCAGCCACCTGCATTACGATTTCCGCCTTGAACTCGACGGCACACTCAAAAGCTGGGCGATCCCCAAGGGGCCCTCCCTTGACCCCAAGGTCCGGCGACTGGCGGTGCATGTGGAGGACCATCCGCTGGACTATGCCCAATTCGAGGGGCACATCCCCGAAGGCCACTACGGCGCCGGCGATGTCATTGTCTGGGATCGGGGGGTGTGGGAGCCCGAAGGCGACCCGCGCGAAGCCTATGCAAAGGGCAAACTGCGCTTTCGCCTGCAGGGCGAGAAGCTGTCAGGGGTCTGGAACCTGTTCCGCACCCAGCTGGCCGGCAAGAAAGAGCAGTGGATGCTGGTCAAATCCCACGACGGGCAGGCGCGCAGCGAAACCGACTACAGCATCGTCGAAGCCCTGCCGGGCAGCGTACTGAGTGAGCGCACCCTGCCCCCACGCCGCCCGGCCAGGGCGACCGCTGCCGCACGCAATCGCAAGGCCGGACGCAAACCGCTGCCCGACAGGCTTGCGCCGCAACTGGCTACATTGGTCGAGGCCCCGCCAAGCGGCGATTGGCGCTACGAAATCAAGTTCGACGGCTACCGCATCCTGGCGCGTATCGACGGTGACGACGTACGCCTGTTCACCCGCAATGGCCACGACTGGAGAGCGAAGATGCCCCGCCAGGTCAAGGCGCTCAGGGCTCTGGGCCTGGACTCGGCGTGGCTGGACGGCGAGATGGTGGTGGTCGACAACAACGGCGTGGCCGATTTCCAGGCCTTGCAGAACGCCTTCGACACTGAGCATGACGAGCGCATTACCTACTACGTGTTCGACCTGCCCTGGTTGGGTGGCGAGGACTTGCGCGAACTGCCGGTGCAACAGCGTCGTGCCACCCTGGCCCGGTTGCTGGAGGGCAACGCAACCCAAGTGCTCAGGTACTCCGCCGACTTTGAGGCGCCCGTCGAGTCACTGCTCGACAGTGCCTGCCGGCTGCAACTCGAAGGCCTGATCGGCAAGCGTGCCGACAGCCCCTACATTGGCCGGCGCAGCAGTGACTGGGTCAAACTCAAGTGCAAGCAGCGTCAGGAATTCGTGATTGTCGGCTACACCGACCCCAAAGGTAGCCGCAACGGCTTTGGCGCCCTGCTGCTGGCCCTGCACGACCACGACAGCGGCCAGTTGCGCTACGCCGGCAAAGTCGGCACCGGTTTCAGCGCGGCCACGCTGCACAGCATTCACGCCCGCCTGAAACCGCTGCAGACCACCAAGCCCGCCTTGCCCAGCCCACCCACCGGCGCCGAAGCCCGCGGCGTGCATTGGCTCAAGCCAAAGCTGCTGGCAGAAGTCGCGTATGCGCAAATGACCCGCGAGGGCATCGTGCGCCACTCGGTGTTCCACGGCCTGCGCGACGACAAACCCGCCACCGCCATCGGCCTGGAGCGAGCAATGCCCGTCAAACGCTCAGCACAGACAAAACCCGAGGCATTGGGCACCTTGCATCTGACTCACCCCGACCGCGAGGTTGACGCCATCAGTGGTGCCAGCAAACTTCAGGTCGCACAATACTATGCTCAGGTCGCCGACTGGCTGCTGCCACAGCTCAAGGATCGGCCTGTAGCGCTGGTGCGGGCACCGGACGGCCTCGGCGGTGAACTGTTCTTCCAGAAAAACGCCGGCCAGTTGCATATCCCCAAGCTGCTCAGCTACAGCAAGGCGCAGGCCGGCCAGGCGGCCATGGTGCTCAACCGCGCCGACAGCCTGCTGGGCGCGGTGCAGATGAACACGCTTGAGTTGCACACCTGGAATGCCACCACCAAGGACTTCGACAAGCCCGACCGGTTTGTCCTCGACCTGGACCCTGACCCGGCGTTGCCCTGGAAAGCCATGTTAGAGGCCACCCAGCTGACTCTTACCCTGCTCGACGAACTGGGCCTGAAGGTGTTTCTCAAGACCAGTGGCGGCAAGGGCATGCACCTCGTCGTGCCGCTGACCCGGCGTGCTGGCTGGGACGAGGTGAAGGGCTTCAGCCATGCCTTGGTCGAGCACATGGCCGGGCTGTTCCCCGACCGCCTCAGCGCAGTGTCCGGGCCGAAGAACCGGGTCGGGCGGATCTTCATCGACTACCTGCGTAACGGCAGGGGCGCCACCACCGTTGCTGCCTACTCGCTGCGGGCTCGCGAGGGCCTGCCGGTATCGGTACCGATCTGGCGCGAAGAGTTGAGCCAGCTCAAGGGGGCCAACCAGTGGAACATTGGCAACCTTCACGCGCGCCTTGCACAGGTCGACGACCCGTGGGCCGAGATGGGCAAGACCCGCCAGTCAATCACGCTGCGCATGCGCAAGCAGTTGGGAATTGCAAGATGGAACTGA
- a CDS encoding LOG family protein: MSNNQPLRSIAVFCGSNHGFNPSYVEDARALGREIARRGLQLVYGGTDKGLMGVMADTVLAEGGEVVGVITKLLFNLGHMHKQLTRYEVAHDMRGRKARMSECADAFIALPGGLGTFEELFEVATLTQLGEHQKGVACLNTNVFFEPVRRVFRHAVAEGFMKAEHSEMLICHTDPSVLIDRLEQWQAPTVDKWIAPAHVHACGLRQ, from the coding sequence ATGAGCAACAACCAACCCTTGCGCAGCATTGCCGTGTTCTGCGGCTCCAACCATGGTTTCAACCCCAGCTATGTCGAAGACGCTCGGGCCCTGGGCCGGGAAATTGCCCGGCGAGGTCTGCAACTGGTATATGGCGGTACCGACAAGGGTTTGATGGGTGTCATGGCCGACACGGTGCTTGCCGAGGGTGGCGAAGTGGTCGGGGTCATTACCAAGTTGCTGTTCAACCTCGGGCACATGCACAAGCAGCTGACCCGCTACGAGGTGGCCCATGACATGCGTGGTCGCAAGGCACGCATGAGCGAATGCGCCGATGCATTCATTGCCTTGCCCGGTGGCCTGGGAACCTTCGAGGAGCTGTTCGAGGTGGCCACGCTGACCCAATTGGGCGAGCATCAAAAAGGCGTGGCTTGCCTGAACACCAATGTCTTTTTCGAGCCGGTACGCCGCGTGTTCAGGCATGCTGTGGCTGAAGGGTTCATGAAAGCCGAGCATAGCGAAATGTTGATTTGTCACACCGACCCATCGGTGCTGATTGACAGGCTGGAACAGTGGCAAGCCCCGACAGTCGACAAATGGATCGCACCTGCGCACGTGCATGCTTGCGGTCTCAGGCAGTAG